The window CTGTAACATTTTAACTGACACTAAAACTAAAAACTCTGTAATATTTTAACTAAAGACTGACACTAAACGACAAACTAAAAACTTCATAACATTTTAACTGACACAAACTAAAAACTCTGTAATATTTTAACTAAAgactgacactaaacgacacaAACTAAAAACTTCATAACATTTTAACTGACACTAAAACTAAAAACTCTAACATTTTAACTGACACTAAAGACACTAaatgaaattaaaactaaaaactttgtaacattttaactgacactaaacgacacaaactaaaaactgtaatattttaaCTAAAgactgacactaaacgacactaAAACTAAAAACTTCATAACATTTTAACTGACAATAAAACTAAAAACTCCGTAACATTTTAACTGACAGTTTGGACACTAAAACCTGACATTAAacaccacaaaacaaaaaaaatttttaaaatgttaattgaaactAAAGACACTAaattttttatgaccttaaaacTGACACTAAAGAAAATTCAAACTAAAAACTGTGCCATTTTAACTGACATTAAAACAATCAATTCACCCACCCTAAAAATACACAATTTTGTTTCTATAGATGGCTTATATTGTGCATTAATACTGAATTACATGCTCTTGATCATCAAATATACCTTCATACTATTGGCCGAGAGGTGTATGCTGAGCGTCGCCAGAGTGGGTTTGAGGGAGGGCAGACCTTTGATCTGTCCAGCATCACAATCGCTTATCTGAAAAAGAGAGATGTTAGTGTTAACAATGTCCACCACCCTCAATGTGCTTTTGGGTACACACGGTCTTTCCATAAGTCAAGTGTCTTTACCTCTATCTGGAGCAGTGCTTTAAAGATGGACAGGTCGTAGGGAAGGCTCTGCTCCTCAATGTTACTCGTTCCCACCGTATTTATCGATCCAGGGATCTGAGTTTAGAAAGTTCAGGACAATGTTCATGTAATATATTCATTTTTTAGATAATATTACCACAAGGGAAATACTTCAGTACTTTCGCCATTCCGTAAAAcgataattatttttgttatggCTGATAACCGATATGATAAACGATACTATAAATTTATACAGCTCTAATCTCTGGTTTCAAATATTATAATGCCAAGTAGAGAAGGTGAATAACTGTTTAGTACTTCTGAAACCTCGCACAACCAAAAATGTcttcatttattataaaaaaatatttagcatACCGGTCATCATACTGGAAATTTTGtccaatattataaaatatatatacccTGACATTATCTGATATGGCTGCCAATATATAATGCATCCCAAGATCTGTTAGACTCTAAAGTGACAAAGACTCAAACCTTGAGATACTTGAGGCGGCAGGTAAAATCCAGAATGTGCCCGAGGTCAGCTTTGGCATCTCCATTGGCACAGGTGGGCTTGGCGAGTTTCAGCTGCTGGGTGACGGCGTACAGTTGCAGGGGTTTCAGGAGAAACACCTCACCTGCAGCTAACAACTGCTCACCTGCGCGAAAAGACATAACTCATGACTATAGATCTTCATAGAGCATCAATGCGAGTTGTCTCTGAAAGGAGtaagtgtttaaatccatatccaacttgaaattcaatttaaatataaatacaattctaTGTTCATGTAATAACTTTAGGAACATAACAAAATACCCTTATGAAACAGCTCTTCCGCAAGGGCAGAAGCAATTCCATTGATTTCCTGAAAATACAGAAGTTCAAAGAGAAAAATTAAATTGTGACATTCAACAAATTCCACTTCCTATATTTCATCTGTATgagaggttgaccaatagtggatttttccGATACCAATAATCAAGCTGGTGGTATAGGCCGATAACCGAtaaattggccgatagtttttaaaatcgatttactGAATGTCAAAAattgttcttagtctttccttactgtgacgggcacagacagagacacaacaatagtccaaaatgaataaaatcccaaatgcagtttaataaatgtacaaccaaaataccaatactAACCAGAAAACAAAGAAGATTTTGTGCATAATGCTGGACTTCTACTATCAACAAGCCCGATAAACACCTGGGACTCTTATTTGTGTTCCCAGCGCACACAAACAAGTAAGTGAATCAAAAAATGCACTCTTCAATCatctaaaatgtattacaatataaacactaaaaaagtaaacattgtcatatgggctaataaatactgtataagcaataattcatcaacagtagatcatcagcgatTGCTTGTCATAATTGTATGGTAATCTGgtattatataataaaacaatacttTTGTCCTTTTCAGTCAAAATCAACATTAACATTACTGTGAAATTATGATATCTACTGAAAAACAAATCCTCTTAGGAGAGTTCATTTTTAAAACCTTACTGTAACAAATTGGACCTGCCTCAACGCAGAGTcagtatttgttttaaatactGAACTATTAGTTCAAAAAGCAATTATTGGTGCCGATATATCAACAAAAcctgatttttgcagataactgtgAGATcgaaaaagcaactattggtgcTGATAtatcagaaagaaaaaaagatttttgccgAAAACCATTCGTTcgaaaaagcaactatcggtgccGATATATcagcaaaaccagatttttgcagataatcgTTAGTTAGAAAAAGCAACTGTGCCAATATAttgaatttttaattaaattaataaccaTTAGTTtgaaaaagcaactatcagtgcCGATATATCAGCAAAACAGATTTTTTCCAGTAACCATTAGTTcgaaaaagcaactatcagttCCGATATTTtaccaaaaacagatttttgccaataaccattAGTTCGAAAAAGCAACTAACGGTGCCGATATATTGAATTTTCAATTAAACTAATAACTGTTAgttcaaaaaagcaactatcagtgcCGATATATCAGTAAaacagatttttgccaataaccattAGTTCGAAAAAGCAACTAGCGGTGCCGATATATcagcaaaaccagatttttgcagataaccgcaAGTTCAAAAAAGCAACTAGCGGTGCCGATATATTGAATTTTCAATTACAACTAATAACCGTTAGTTCGAAAAAGCAAATATCAGTGCCGATATTTcaccaaaaacagatttttgccaataaccaataGTTCGAAAAAACAACTAGCGGTGCCGATATACTGAATTTCTAATTAACTAATAACAGCTAGTTCGAAAAAGCAACTATTGATGCCGATATATcagcaaaaccagatttttgcagataaccgcaAGTTCAAAAAAGCAATTATCGGTGCCGATATATCAGCAAAAAactatttttgccaataaccattAGTTCGAAAAAGCAACTAGCGGTGCCGGTATATTGAATTTTAAATTCAACTAATAACTGTTAGTTCGAAAAAGCAACTATTGATGCCGATATATcagcaaaaccagatttttgcagataaccgcaagttcaaaaaagcaactattggtgcCGATATATcagcaaaaccagatttttgccaataaccattAGTTTGAAAAAGCAACTATCGATGCCGATATATcagcaaaaccagatttttgccaataaccattAGTTTGAAAAAGCAACTATCGATGCCGATATATcagcaaaaccagatttttgccgACAACCGTTAgttcaaaaaagcaactatcagtgcTTTTGGTGCCAATACATCGGTCGACCTCTGTACGCGTGTAAACAGCTTTAATTTTTAGACCTTTACGCATTGCAACCAGTGGCTCTGACCATCGATTACACTGCAAAATCTTTACTGGCACAAACAGTAATGTCATTACATCTGTCAAGCTTTAATggtctgcaagtgcttttccaACCCATTTCCTGAGTGATCTCTCAAAGCAAATCCTTAGATTTCCTCCTGATATCCTGCTGCTCATTTTTTAAAGTGCTTCCTTTCTATTCTGAGGAAATGAGCTGGAAAAATGCACTATTACATGCATGCAACAAACACAATTGCCATCCAGGGCAAAAACACAAACGTAATGCATTTCTCCTCACCAAAGAACACTGCAGACTGGTCATATGCCTCTTCCACACAAAAGCCTTTCAGAGGTCAATATCAATACCACTACTGTCAGCGAGACAACAAGGCTAGCGGGCAGATAACAGATGCATTCGAACATGAATTGCTGGAGTTATTGCTTAATTTTCACAGGATTTTAATGCAAAAGTGCATCACAGAATAAAGCAAAAGTTGTATGCatgcattttttgttcttgtgGATACCCAATCGCCCAAAGTACATATAAACTATGGCTAATATTTAACCAGACTATATCAGATATGAGAAACTAACACAATCAGAggaattttctgtttacacagGACAATCTATTGTAAACAACACAATCTTCTGCTTCTACTCACTCAAAAGTAAGTGAGCACTCACATATAAATGGAAATGCAGGAAGTTGGACAAGACTTTTGGAGTCGCAGCTGGGAATCTGCTCAGGAGAGTTTGGAGATAAACTTCCAGTTCCTTCTGTCTCTTCTCAACGAGGCTTTTGGAATTTTTGCCGATGATCTTCTTGGGTGGCAACAGATGTTTATCAATCTTCTTCTCTGCAGTGAGCTGAAGTTGACAAAATTTAAGAGTTTGGACACACTGTCAATATCTGAGATCTGCTGTATTTTAGGAACACATTGAAAAACTTGATGGTTTCACTTACTTTTTCGTGCAAATCATGAAAGTCGCTGTAGCGATGTTTGACGGTCCAACTGTGGTCTCCAACTTTAACTTCTATAATGTAAACCTGATGTGATTGagaatattacattattaaaaaaaactatgacAACAACAACCAAAGAGCTTTCATATTTTCACctaattaatatgaaattaatcATTAATATCAACCATTATTCATCACCTGGTGTCTCTACTAACAACCAAATGCCTCTCCACTCTCTTAAACAACACAAAAGTCTAATCTAAAATATACATATCATATATTATGCAAATGAGCATGTAAATCTTTTAAAGTGAACTTTGAACAGACCCATTTAAGCTGCAAGCATCATTAAAAATTCACATGCTCATTAATAATTAAACAGACAAAAAATTGGCAGATTATGTCTAGATTAATAAATCAGATGCAAATTacttaatgtttatattttaaattgcatTCACTGTTACGCAACACacctaaatgtaaaaaatacaataataataaaaaaaaatgtcgatCATATTTGGCTATCACATCAAATGCTACAATACACTGCAACAacctttatgttttgtttttttttctcatttgatACATAGGCCTATTTATTTGCAGATTGTTATCTCCATGACTATGCATTAAAACAAGCGACCCAAACAGAAACATCAAACTGACCGTGTAATTTTCCACCAGCTGGGATCCGCCGATGCTCACGCGCTTCTCTGCGGTCTGTTCAGATAAATGCGGCGGGTCCATCTTCAGTTGAACGCAATTTCGAGCGCGTCGCAGTGAAAGATGAAAGTCTAGCTGTCACATCGCGCCTCCATCTTTGTTGTGCATGACGAGGAGTGAAGGGCCGCCTTCTCGTGTTTTTCTCTCAGACTGCGAGAGCTTTATCTCCCCCTGCCGTAAGGTTTATTTGTGTGTTTCATGTattagggtgtttcttcaacttcgggcacttttagtgGATTTCTAAAAAGTAAAGTctcctttaaatatttttaattgatcTGCTAACAAAGCCAAACATCATATGCATCACGTGatttatgtcatttatttataaaagtcattaaaactcgcACCTCAGTGTCATTTCAAGCACATCTCAAATACTGCCcgtctgtattgtgtttaatagaattcagtggtggaaatgacgctgggggaattacatttttaaaggtcggctggtcatgtgatcccaaaatggccgcccccatgaggggaccctctccatgcacaataaaacagcttttataaggtaactgatatgactgTAGTCTTCATCTTTCATCGTacgtgagtgctcatgattttatacacaggTTTCAGAATTAAAattcatttcttaaggagtaaatttttattaatgaagaaaaaattactgagtgcacctttaaataataggGTCACACTTTTGCCTAATTGGGACGTATTACTGCAAAATATTACTCTGCTCAGAAGTTATATTTACCTTTTCATTTTTCTTCGTTTTCTTCAATCATCACTTGTCTGATGTTTAATTCCAAGGGtgcactgacacttttgtccacttggttaacaagtatattatctttaaaaaaaaataaaaaatacttttttatggggaccaaattgtttggtgtggtgaaaatgatgacaactgtggaatatttgtaatttttgaaaatttgatagtaatcattttcacacaataaatactgaaattatgtttatttcactctttgttttgattatcgtagtttttaatttaataaactatattttaataatggattttcatagtttaatattgaaagtctgggactaAAAATCTATAGGCCTACATATTAGGCATTTGAAAACTACCCATAATAAATGACAAAGGCCTGGTTAAAAGTTTccagttcagttttaatgagaccctcattttaaatctgtttcttttgatgaaaatcaacTTCTGGGATGTCAAATGACGAGAAGCTGAagaagatttacgcatttcaatttcataacaaaattccgtCAGAGTAATCttaaaccaaataaaataaatattttaagttgtattactttaatttagttaaaaatggcCAATTTGagggaattttgttatgaaatttaaataaatcttaaaaattggctaaaatattttttgagtgcctTAATTCAGCGGTTTGCAAACATTTTCTGCTCAACCCCTGTGATCTAAATTATTTACTTTAAGTATGAGATTTCAAGATTTCCAATAAATTtgatacatttaaaggaatattaagggttcaaaacaagttaggctcaatcgacagcatttgtggcataatgttgattaccacaaacaataatattaactcgtccctccttttccttaaaaaaaaaagcaaaattctgggttacactgagacacttacaatggaagtgaatggggaaaattcataaatattaaaatactcactgtttcaaaagtatagccacaagaaggtGCACACAacatgcattttaacatgattttagtgtgttaaaatcacttaccttatttgtgtaaagttatatctaattttacaataCCTCATGATAACGTAAttccataaaccctaaaatgactgtaaaaacgatgtttcaaacaactttacagctcaaataatacacatctTTTAATGtacatgcttttataaaattataagcttcaaatttctgtctttatacccTCTAATAATttcccccattgacttccactgtaactgtctcactggaacacagatttttccttttttttaaagaaaaggagggacgagtcgaaattcatttttgtggtaatcaacattatgccacaaatgctgtcgattgagcttaacttgtattgaacccagaaaattcctttaattacTCATTTTTGAAAATGACAGTAAATAGACTGACTTTAGAATTTTACACGTCATAAACGAAGAATGTCTTTAACAAAAATGTACTATGATAACCACACTTTCCACCAAAATATCATGGTTACTATGTTATTAGTAATATATTAGCCACCACTGtcgaaaaaagaaataataaaagaaaaaatgacaG of the Myxocyprinus asiaticus isolate MX2 ecotype Aquarium Trade chromosome 49, UBuf_Myxa_2, whole genome shotgun sequence genome contains:
- the nisch gene encoding nischarin isoform X6, producing MDPPHLSEQTAEKRVSIGGSQLVENYTVYIIEVKVGDHSWTVKHRYSDFHDLHEKLTAEKKIDKHLLPPKKIIGKNSKSLVEKRQKELEVYLQTLLSRFPAATPKVLSNFLHFHLYEINGIASALAEELFHKGEQLLAAGEVFLLKPLQLYAVTQQLKLAKPTCANGDAKADLGHILDFTCRLKYLKIPGSINTVGTSNIEEQSLPYDLSIFKALLQIEISDCDAGQIKGLPSLKPTLATLSIHLSANSMKEILVPEASEFAQWEPEGVDTDCPVTAIIPKWKMLTTLDMSRNFICCIDESVKLIPEVEFLDLSYNEVSLVENLQHLYNLVHLDLSFNKLTVLESVHTKLGNIKTLNLAGNQLETLSGLSKLYSLVNLDLSSNKLAQLDEIKHIGTLPCLEKLTLANNPMCIIPDYRTKVLAQFCDRASEVCLDGIITTEKELDTVEVLKAIQKAKQAKDRMANNDKKK
- the nisch gene encoding nischarin isoform X4, whose translation is MDPPHLSEQTAEKRVSIGGSQLVENYTVYIIEVKVGDHSWTVKHRYSDFHDLHEKLTAEKKIDKHLLPPKKIIGKNSKSLVEKRQKELEVYLQTLLSRFPAATPKVLSNFLHFHLYEINGIASALAEELFHKGEQLLAAGEVFLLKPLQLYAVTQQLKLAKPTCANGDAKADLGHILDFTCRLKYLKIPGSINTVGTSNIEEQSLPYDLSIFKALLQIEISDCDAGQIKGLPSLKPTLATLSIHLSANSMKEILVPEASEFAQWEPEGVDTDCPVTAIIPKWKMLTTLDMSRNFICCIDESVKLIPEVEFLDLSYNEVSLVENLQHLYNLVHLDLSFNKLTVLESVHTKLGNIKTLNLAGNQLETLSGLSKLYSLVNLDLSSNKLAQLDEIKHIGTLPCLEKLTLANNPMCIIPDYRTKVLAQFCDRASEVCLDGIITTEKELDTVEVLKAIQKAKQAKDRMANNDKKGALDALKTESSIHPHLNLRALYIHLETFYTG
- the nisch gene encoding nischarin isoform X5; translation: MDPPHLSEQTAEKRVSIGGSQLVENYTVYIIEVKVGDHSWTVKHRYSDFHDLHEKLTAEKKIDKHLLPPKKIIGKNSKSLVEKRQKELEVYLQTLLSRFPAATPKVLSNFLHFHLYEINGIASALAEELFHKGEQLLAAGEVFLLKPLQLYAVTQQLKLAKPTCANGDAKADLGHILDFTCRLKYLKIPGSINTVGTSNIEEQSLPYDLSIFKALLQIEISDCDAGQIKGLPSLKPTLATLSIHLSANSMKEILVPEASEFAQWEPEGVDTDCPVTAIIPKWKMLTTLDMSRNFICCIDESVKLIPEVEFLDLSYNEVSLVENLQHLYNLVHLDLSFNKLTVLESVHTKLGNIKTLNLAGNQLETLSGLSKLYSLVNLDLSSNKLAQLDEIKHIGTLPCLEKLTLANNPMCIIPDYRTKVLAQFCDRASEVCLDGIITTEKELDTVEVLKAIQKAKQAKDRMANNDKKSLW